TTGGAAATTTAATTAAAGAAGAAGTGATATCTTTAGGTCCAAATAAGGAAATTATTGTTAAAGATTTAGAAAAACCTGCTAATTATAAAATGGTTAAAAGACTTCTTTTAAGAGCTCAAGGTGGCGGTATATTGGAAGACGCCTTGTCAGAAGATGAGTTGCTTGTTATTTCTAGCGTGTCTAAACGAAAAGGAGCTAGTGATACCTTATTTAAGGTTAAAGAAAGGTTGGATTTAAGATTTGAACTTACTAAGTTTGGATTGGAAGTAAGATCTGAGTATGTAGCTCGTGAGTTTCCAACGGATCAGATTGTAAAATTAACACCAGAAATTTTAAAAAAGGGATCTTATTTAGGTAAAAAATTTAGAGCGTATGATATTCATGTTTTGTCAAACAAGACTTTCATCGGGCGTGCAAATCCTTATTCTGAGTATATCGCTATGGTTAAGGATAGACTTGTGGGTCTTGGATTTGAAGAGTTTGATGGACCTTTGGTAGAGTCAGAGTTCTTTAACAATGATGCTCTTTTTATGCCTCAATTTCATCCTGCTCGTGATGTAAGAGATGTTTATTATATTAAAGAGCCAAATTCGTTAGGATCATTACCAGAATCTTTATTCTTTAATGTTAAATCTGCTCATGAGGGTGGGTTTAACACAGGATCGAGAGGGTGGAGATATAATTTTGATGAGAGTATTTCAAGAAGGTTAGTATTAAGAACTCAGGGTACAGTTTTATCGGCTAAGCAATTAATGAATGCAAAAAATCCTGGCAAATATTTTGGAATTGTTAGGTGTTTTAGGTATGATCAAGTTGATTCTACTCATGGAGCCGATTTTTACCAAACAGAGGGGGTAGTTATTGGGGATGATGTTAATGTTAAGACCTTACTTGGCCTGCTTGAGATTTTTGCTAGGGAACTTGCTGGGGCTACCGAGGTTAGATATGTTCCTGCTTATTTCCCATTTACAGAGCCTTCGATTGAAATACATGTGAAACATCCTATTCTTGGGTGGTTTGAGTTGGGCGGTAGCGGCATATTCAGGCCAGAGGTTACAAAACCATTTGGAGTTGATGTGCCCGTCGTTGCTTGGGGCATTGGTATTGATAGAATGGCTTTAATGCACTTAGGGCTAAATGATTTGAGGGAACTTTTTACTCATGATATTGGGAGTGTTATCTTAAGACGAGGAAGGTAAATGCCGAAGGTTGAAGTTTATAAGAGTATTTTATTGGAAAAAATAGGAAAGAAGCTAACAGATCGTGAACTCGCGTCTGTGCTTGAGATAGCCAAGGCTGAAATTGATGAGTTTGATGCAGGAAATGATAAGATAAAAATTGAGTTTAACGATACAAATAGACCAGATTTGTGGTCGGCTGTAGGGCTTGCGCGCCAAATTAAAGCATATCTTTTTGAAAGCCTGCCTTCTTTTGAATTTTTCTCCAAGGCTGATGATTTGAAAAAGTCTTATGGGCAGATTAGAGTTTCTACTCAGATGATGTCTGGTATTAGGCCTTTTGTTTTCGGATTTTTAGCAAAGGGAATGGTTTGTGATGATAAGACACTTGATGCTTTAATTCAGTTGCAGGAAAAACTTTGTCAGAATTATGGACAAAAACGTAGAAGAATTGCAATGGGAATGTATTCTGCGGAGTCTATTGAGTTTCCAATAAACTATATTGGATGCGGCCGAGACTATAAATTCATACCACTGGGTATGAAAACCGAGATGTCTATTGCGGAAATCAATGAAAGACACCCTAAAGGAATAGAATATTCTTCAATTCTTAAAGATTGCAATACGTACCCCTTGCTGGTAGATAATAAGGGTAACGTTCTCTCCTATCCGCCAATAATTAATTCTTATGATATTGGAGCTTTAAAGGTGGGTGATACTGATTTATTCATTGAGGTTACGGGGACTAATCTTGAGGCTACTCTATTATGCTTGTCGGTTGTTTCTTGTGATTTGTATGATATGGGATTCGAT
The sequence above is drawn from the Borrelia sp. RT5S genome and encodes:
- a CDS encoding phenylalanine--tRNA ligase subunit alpha translates to MTLKTLHPLEVEVILRYTEGDKISAFNLSEDLSYNEGQSNKVIEWLSCKGIISEIFRKVNVFYHLTAKGLDALENGLVEERIINLVSGKRVLVTDLSKELGVEVKDIGKAFGNLIKEEVISLGPNKEIIVKDLEKPANYKMVKRLLLRAQGGGILEDALSEDELLVISSVSKRKGASDTLFKVKERLDLRFELTKFGLEVRSEYVAREFPTDQIVKLTPEILKKGSYLGKKFRAYDIHVLSNKTFIGRANPYSEYIAMVKDRLVGLGFEEFDGPLVESEFFNNDALFMPQFHPARDVRDVYYIKEPNSLGSLPESLFFNVKSAHEGGFNTGSRGWRYNFDESISRRLVLRTQGTVLSAKQLMNAKNPGKYFGIVRCFRYDQVDSTHGADFYQTEGVVIGDDVNVKTLLGLLEIFARELAGATEVRYVPAYFPFTEPSIEIHVKHPILGWFELGGSGIFRPEVTKPFGVDVPVVAWGIGIDRMALMHLGLNDLRELFTHDIGSVILRRGR